A window of the Gossypium arboreum isolate Shixiya-1 chromosome 2, ASM2569848v2, whole genome shotgun sequence genome harbors these coding sequences:
- the LOC108466768 gene encoding organ-specific protein P4-like: MKTLFFFFIFCSFLLYGNLNHARKEPRDYWKSVMKDQPIPAAIQGLLHQDEASAKDSENFVKDFDSRHSFIIYHSNLKHKEEEDKTYVKDLKNQKQHKSDKKNQTEKP, from the exons ATGAagactctcttttttttcttcattttctgcTCCTTTCTCCTG TATGGAAATCTCAACCATGCAAGAAAGGAACCAAGGGATTATTGGAAAAGTGTAATGAAGGATCAGCCCATACCAGCAGCAATCCAAGGCCTTTTACATCAAGATGAAGCTTCGGCTAAGGATTCTGAGAACTTTGTCAAGGATTTCGATAGCCGGCATAGCTTTATAATATACCACAGTAATCTGAAgcacaaagaagaagaagataagaCTTATGTCAAGGACTTGAAGAATCAGAAACAACATAAATCTGATAAAAAGAACCAGACAGAAAAACCTTGA
- the LOC108463092 gene encoding protein trichome birefringence-like 12, translated as MPTKLYSSIFPSIFFLSLIFLFLYSTFLPLYTNNDSSSLPTNKFLPSSSPPCNLFKGHWVLDSTKGKPFYDGTCPFHRNAWNCLKNKRDNMGIINSWKWVPKDCKLERVDPWRFLGLMRNRNIGFVGDSLNENFLVSFLCILRVADEGAKKWKKKGAWRGAYFPKYNVTVAYHRAVLLAKYKWNPKQSVVSDEDELKGIYRVDVDILADEWSSIADFYHVLVFNTGHWWGYDKFPKETPLVFYRHGRPISPPLGLLNGFKVVLEIMVHHIQKEVPKNTLKFWRLQSPRHFYGGDWNQNGSCLFDRPLEEDQLDLWFDPSNNGVNKEARTLNHLIKEAVQGTDIQLLDLTHLSEFRADAHPAIWLGKKDAVSIWGQDCMHWCLPGLPDTWVDILVQLIHNSFETG; from the exons ATGCCTACAAAGCTCTATTCTTCAATCTTCCCATCTATCTTCTTTCTTTCCCTCATTTTCCTCTTCCTTTACTCCACTTTCCTCCCTCTTTATACCAATAATGACTCCTCTTCATTGCCCACTAACAAGTTCCTTCCTTCATCCTCTCCTCCTTGTAACCTTTTCAAGGGCCATTGGGTTTTAGACTCCACCAAAGGCAAGCCTTTCTACGATGGCACTTGCCCCTTTCATCGAAACGCCTGGAATTGTCTTAAGAACAAGAGGGACAACATGGGGATAATCAATTCCTGGAAATGGGTACCCAAAGATTGCAAATTGGAGAGGGTTGATCCCTGGAGGTTCTTGGGTTTGATGAGGAATAGGAATATTGGGTTTGTTGGGGATTCTTTGAATGAGAACTTTTTGGTGTCTTTTTTGTGCATTCTTAGAGTGGCTGATGAAGGTGCTAAAAAGTGGAAGAAAAAGGGTGCTTGGAGAGGAGCTTATTTTCCCAAGTATAATGTCACGGTTGCCTATCATAGGGCTGTCTTGCTTGCCAAATACAa GTGGAATCCGAAACAATCTGTGGTTTCTGATGAAGATGAACTAAAAGGAATATACCGAGTGGATGTAGATATTCTGGCAGATGAATGGAGCAGCATTGCTGACTTTTATCATGTTCTTGTTTTTAACACTGGGCATTG GTGGGGCTATGATAAATTCCCAAAAGAGACACCTCTTGTCTTTTATCGGCATGGACGACCAATAAGTCCCCCATTGGGATTATTGAATGGCTTTAAAGTTGTTCTTGAAATTATGGTTCACCACATTCAAAAGGAGGTTCCTAAGAACACTCTCAAGTTCTGGCGGTTGCAATCACCAAGACATTTTTATGGTGGCGATTGGAATCAAAATGGTAGTTGCTTGTTTGACAGACCCCTTGAAGAAGACCAG CTTGATTTGTGGTTTGATCCCAGCAACAATGGAGTGAATAAGGAAGCAAGGACACTTAATCATCTAATCAAAGAGGCAGTGCAAGGCACAGATATTCAGTTACTTGATCTGACTCATTTGAGTGAGTTTAGAGCAGATGCCCATCCGGCAATTTGGTTAGGAAAGAAGGATGCTGTGTCGATTTGGGGCCAGGACTGCATGCATTGGTGCCTACCTGGTCTTCCCGATACATGGGTTGATATACTGGTGCAACTAATCCATAATAGCTTCGAGACAGGATGA
- the LOC108461102 gene encoding probable sphingolipid transporter spinster homolog 2 isoform X2: MASSLVPLSAPHPSWFTPKRLLVIFCVINMLNYVDRGTIASNGVNGSLGTCTSSGTCTSGSGIQGEFNLNNFEDGVLSSAFMVGLLVASPIFASLAKSVNPFRLIGVGLSVWTLATAGCGFSFNFWSITICRMLVGVGEASFISLAAPFIDDNAPIAQKTAWLAIFYMCIPTGYALGYVYGGLVGTYLNWRFAFWVEAILMLPFAVLGFVMKPLNLKGFAPAESKQALVSEEMAVQEVQEALNHSAKPTKEKFSHMFSKMKCTCIDLNQFSRFIKDIKALLVDKVYVVNVLGYCAYNFVLGAYSYWGPKAGYKIYNMSDADLIFGGITIVCGILGTLAGGYVLDLMKSTIPNAFKLLSVTTFLGAIFCFTAFCFQNMYAFLAFFSVGELLVFAIQGPVNYICLHCVNPSLRPLSMAISTVSIHIFGDVPSSPLVGVLQDAMNNWRETSLILTSILFPAAGIWFIGIFLHSVDRFNEDSEGQVTEVDRSNATPLLEPRVTETSDSSAS, from the exons ATGGCTAGCAGTTTAGTGCCATTATCAGCTCCACACCCTTCTTGGTTCACCCCCAAAAG GCTGCTAGTCATCTTTTGTGTTATAAACATGTTAAATTATGTGGATCGAGGAACAATAGCTAGCAATGGTGTCAATGGGAGTCTGGGAACTTGCACATCCAGTGGTACATGCACTTCTGGTAGTGGAATACA GGGTGAATTCAATTTGAACAATTTTGAAGATGGAGTTCTGTCATCTGCATTTATGGTTGGACTTCTTGTGGCTTCTCCCATATTTGCATCGTTAGCCAAGAG tGTCAATCCATTTAGACTTATTGGAGTTGGCTTGTCTGTATGGACTTTGGCTACAGCTGGTTGTggcttttcattcaatttctggTCCATCACAATTTGCCGCAT GCTAGTTGGTGTTGGTGAAGCTTCATTTATCAGTCTTGCAGCTCCTTTCATTGATGACAATGCCCCTATTGCTCAG AAAACAGCATGGCTGGCAATATTTTACATGTGTATACCTACTGGATATGCACTTGGCTATGTTTATGGTGGCTTA GTTGGCACTTATTTGAATTGGCGTTTTGCATTCTGGGTGGAAGCCATTTTGATGCTTCCATTTGCTGTTCTGGGTTTTGTTATGAAACCTTTGAATTTGAAAG GTTTTGCTCCTGCTGAATCTAAACAAGCACTGGTCTCCGAAGAAATGGCTGTACAGGAAGTCCAAG AGGCTCTAAATCATAGTGCAAAACCCACGAAGGAAAAATTCAGCCATATGTTTTCCAA GATGAAATGCACATGCATTGATTTGAATCAGTTTTCAAGATTCATCAAAGACATAAAAGCACTCTTGGTTGACAAGGTTTATGTCGTCAATGTTTTAG GTTATTGTGCATACAACTTTGTTTTAGGTGCTTATTCTTATTGGGGACCTAAGGCTGGTTACAAAATTTATAATATG AGTGATGCAGACCTGATATTTGGAGGAATAACCATTGTCTGTGGAATATTGGGCACACTAGCAGGAGGCTATGTTCTGGATTTGATGAAATCCACAATCCCCAATGCTTTCAAA CTTCTCTCTGTAACAACATTTTTGGGGGCAATCTTTTGTTTCACTGCCTTTTGTTTTCAGAACATGTATGCTTTCTTAGCTTTTTTCTCAGTTGGTGAACTACTGGTCTTCGCCATTCAG GGTCCTGTAAATTACATATGTCTCCACTGTGTTAACCCGAGTTTGAGGCCATTATCTATGGCTATCTCTACTGTTTCGATTCACATATTTGGTGATGTGCCTTCTTCGCCACTTGTGGGGGTCCTCCAG GACGCTATGAACAATTGGAGAGAAACTTCTCTTATTCTAACATCAATTTTGTTTCCAGCAGCTGGAATATGGTTTATAG GAATATTTCTGCATAGTGTGGATAGATTCAATGAAGATAGTGAAGGACAAGTTACTGAAGTTGATAGATCAAATGCAACACCTTTGCTTGAACCCAGAGTTACAGAAACAAGTGACTCTTCTGCTAGTTGA
- the LOC108461102 gene encoding probable sphingolipid transporter spinster homolog 2 isoform X1 → MASSLVPLSAPHPSWFTPKRLLVIFCVINMLNYVDRGTIASNGVNGSLGTCTSSGTCTSGSGIQGEFNLNNFEDGVLSSAFMVGLLVASPIFASLAKSVNPFRLIGVGLSVWTLATAGCGFSFNFWSITICRMLVGVGEASFISLAAPFIDDNAPIAQKTAWLAIFYMCIPTGYALGYVYGGLVGTYLNWRFAFWVEAILMLPFAVLGFVMKPLNLKGFAPAESKQALVSEEMAVQEVQDTEALNHSAKPTKEKFSHMFSKMKCTCIDLNQFSRFIKDIKALLVDKVYVVNVLGYCAYNFVLGAYSYWGPKAGYKIYNMSDADLIFGGITIVCGILGTLAGGYVLDLMKSTIPNAFKLLSVTTFLGAIFCFTAFCFQNMYAFLAFFSVGELLVFAIQGPVNYICLHCVNPSLRPLSMAISTVSIHIFGDVPSSPLVGVLQDAMNNWRETSLILTSILFPAAGIWFIGIFLHSVDRFNEDSEGQVTEVDRSNATPLLEPRVTETSDSSAS, encoded by the exons ATGGCTAGCAGTTTAGTGCCATTATCAGCTCCACACCCTTCTTGGTTCACCCCCAAAAG GCTGCTAGTCATCTTTTGTGTTATAAACATGTTAAATTATGTGGATCGAGGAACAATAGCTAGCAATGGTGTCAATGGGAGTCTGGGAACTTGCACATCCAGTGGTACATGCACTTCTGGTAGTGGAATACA GGGTGAATTCAATTTGAACAATTTTGAAGATGGAGTTCTGTCATCTGCATTTATGGTTGGACTTCTTGTGGCTTCTCCCATATTTGCATCGTTAGCCAAGAG tGTCAATCCATTTAGACTTATTGGAGTTGGCTTGTCTGTATGGACTTTGGCTACAGCTGGTTGTggcttttcattcaatttctggTCCATCACAATTTGCCGCAT GCTAGTTGGTGTTGGTGAAGCTTCATTTATCAGTCTTGCAGCTCCTTTCATTGATGACAATGCCCCTATTGCTCAG AAAACAGCATGGCTGGCAATATTTTACATGTGTATACCTACTGGATATGCACTTGGCTATGTTTATGGTGGCTTA GTTGGCACTTATTTGAATTGGCGTTTTGCATTCTGGGTGGAAGCCATTTTGATGCTTCCATTTGCTGTTCTGGGTTTTGTTATGAAACCTTTGAATTTGAAAG GTTTTGCTCCTGCTGAATCTAAACAAGCACTGGTCTCCGAAGAAATGGCTGTACAGGAAGTCCAAG ATACAGAGGCTCTAAATCATAGTGCAAAACCCACGAAGGAAAAATTCAGCCATATGTTTTCCAA GATGAAATGCACATGCATTGATTTGAATCAGTTTTCAAGATTCATCAAAGACATAAAAGCACTCTTGGTTGACAAGGTTTATGTCGTCAATGTTTTAG GTTATTGTGCATACAACTTTGTTTTAGGTGCTTATTCTTATTGGGGACCTAAGGCTGGTTACAAAATTTATAATATG AGTGATGCAGACCTGATATTTGGAGGAATAACCATTGTCTGTGGAATATTGGGCACACTAGCAGGAGGCTATGTTCTGGATTTGATGAAATCCACAATCCCCAATGCTTTCAAA CTTCTCTCTGTAACAACATTTTTGGGGGCAATCTTTTGTTTCACTGCCTTTTGTTTTCAGAACATGTATGCTTTCTTAGCTTTTTTCTCAGTTGGTGAACTACTGGTCTTCGCCATTCAG GGTCCTGTAAATTACATATGTCTCCACTGTGTTAACCCGAGTTTGAGGCCATTATCTATGGCTATCTCTACTGTTTCGATTCACATATTTGGTGATGTGCCTTCTTCGCCACTTGTGGGGGTCCTCCAG GACGCTATGAACAATTGGAGAGAAACTTCTCTTATTCTAACATCAATTTTGTTTCCAGCAGCTGGAATATGGTTTATAG GAATATTTCTGCATAGTGTGGATAGATTCAATGAAGATAGTGAAGGACAAGTTACTGAAGTTGATAGATCAAATGCAACACCTTTGCTTGAACCCAGAGTTACAGAAACAAGTGACTCTTCTGCTAGTTGA
- the LOC108461116 gene encoding soluble inorganic pyrophosphatase 6, chloroplastic-like, with protein MAPTTIAAASSCMLLKTPFSLKRGSKALSFNNGRLLSKRLFSCNAIYNSQVRIKREGQPETLNYRVFFEDASGKKISPWHDVPLHLGNGVFNFIVEIPKESSAKMEVATVELYTPIKQDTKKGKLRYYPYNINWNYGLLPQTWEDPSFANSEVEGAFGDNDPVDVVEIGDSRGKIGEILKVKPLAALAMIDEGELDWKIVAISLDDPRASLVDDVNDVEKHFPGTLTAIRNWFRDYKIPDGKPANNFGLGNKAASKEYALKVIKETNESWAKLVKRSIPAGDLSLV; from the exons ATGGCACCGACAACCATAGCCGCCGCTTCTTCTTGCATGCTCCTCAAAACACCCTTCTCTTTGAAACGCGGCAGCAAGGCTCTTAGCTTCAACAATGGCAGACTATTGTCCAAAAGATTATTTTCTTGCAATGCCATTTATAATTCCCAGGTGCGGATCAAGCGAGAAGGTCAGCCCGAAACTCTAAACTACAGAGTCTTCTTCGAAGATGCTTCGGGCAAGAAG ATTTCTCCTTGGCATGATGTTCCATTGCATTTGGGAAATGGTGTTTTTAACTTCATTGTTGAGATACCCAAAGAATCAAGTGCAAAAATGGAGGTTGCTACTGTTGAGTTATACACACCCATTAAGCAGGACACAAAGAAGGGCAAGCTTCGATATTACCC CTATAATATAAACTGGAATTATGGATTGCTTCCACAGACATGGGAAGACCCATCTTTTGCAAACTCTGAAGTTGAAGGAGCATTTGGTGATAATGACCCTG TTGACGTTGTTGAGATTGGTGATAGCCGGGGAAAGATTGGTGAAATTCTGAAGGTTAAGCCTTTGGCTGCTTTAGCCATGATTGATGAAGGGGAACTTGACTGGAAAATAGTTGCCATCTCATTAGATGATCCAAGGGCTTCTCTTGTGGATGATGTCAATGATGTTGAGAAGCATTTCCCG GGGACACTGACCGCAATCAGGAATTGGTTTAGAGATTACAAGATCCCTGATGGAAAACCAGCTAACAATTTTGGTCTTGGCAACAAGGCAGCAAGCAAG GAATATGCTCTTAAGGTCATTAAAGAGACTAATGAGTCTTGGGCTAAACTTGTCAAAAGATCGATTCCTGCCGGAGACCTTTCACTTGTATAA